From Cupriavidus oxalaticus:
AGATCCTGTGGGGCTTGCGCATGGGCGGCAGCGAGCGCCACTTCCTGATCCCCGCTAAGAAGAATCTGCAGTGGGAGTTGCTCTCAGGCAACGAGGGCGATGGCATCGTCCAGATGAAGGTCTCGCCTCAGGCTCGCCGCAAGAATCCTGCCTTGCCAGAGACTTGGACAGCTCGCGCGATCCGGGACGAGGACTCAGACCGCGTCCTGTTGACCTCGTTGACAGACCGTCGGCGCTTCAAGGCAGCCGACATCATTGGGTGCTACAAGCGCCGTTGGGAAATCGAAACCAGCTATCGGGAACTGAAGCAGACGATGCTCGGGGCCGAACTGACCTTGCGCAGCCGCCAGCCTGAGGGCGTGCATCAGGAAATCTGGGGGGCACTGATTGCGTACAACCTGGTGCGTCTGGAGATGGCCAAGGCTGCGCTCGAGGCCCGCGCCGAGCCCACCGACTTGAGCTTTGTGCTGGCCTTGCGCCTGATACAGGGCGAGTTGATCTGGGCAGCCGGCATGGCCCCAGGCAAGCTGCCGGCCCACCTGCAGCGCATGCGCGCCAAACTTCAGTTGGCGATCGTCCAAAAGCGACGGGGGCGTAAGTGCCCCCGTGAAGTCAAAGCCCTGCCTAAGCGCTACACCGTCCGGTTCCTCAGAAAGGACCTTAACTGAACGGCATTAGCCGCTGTGCGGGCTCTTTTTTTCATGCAGGCCCTGTCAGGACGCTGCCGAACGTGGCGGCACCTCTGTTTAGAGGGATGCGCGCCCCGGGCGATTGCACGAACATGGTTATGGGCGTTTCCGTGACTTGCCCACTTTCTTCAAGCCCTTCATGCCCTCGCCCACCCTGGCCGAGGGCTTTTCTTTGCCGGAGTCGGCCTCTGTCCGAACAACAGGCCCGGTGACCCTGCTATGGCAGTTCCGGCGCCCCGCGCGCATCCCGTGCGGGTCGGCGCAGAAAGCAAAAAAGCCGTCCAATTGGACGGCTTCGGCTCACTGCGGATGTTCTGGCGGAGAGAGGGGGATTCGAACCCCCGATAGGCTATTAACCTATACACGCTTTCCAGGCGTGCGACTTAAACCACTCATCCATCTCTCCGGGAAGTCCGCGATTATAGCAGAGTTGCCCGACGAATCTACAAGTTCGTGCGGCGCCCTCCTAGCCCCGACGCAAATACGTCACCAGCCTGTCGATCACCGGCGCGTTGCGCGGCGTGAGCAGGCTGACGATGATCGCTACCGCAAACCCCGCGGGCACGCCAAAGGCGCCGGAAGCGATCGGGTCGACGCCGAACCAGCGGTTGCCGAAAATGCCGGTCATGCGGGTGAAGAACGGGTAGTTGACGAAGATGTAGTAGACCGCCACGCCAAGCCCGGCGGACATGCCGGCGACAGCGCCGGCCGCAGTCGTCCGGCGCCAGAAGATGCCCAGCACCAGCACGGGGAAAAAACTCGATGCCGCCAGCGAGAAGGCAGCGCCGACCAGGAACAGGATGTTGCCTGGGCGCAGCGATGTAACGTATGAAGCGAACAAGGCAACGCCCAGCAACACGATCTTGGCCGTGGTGACGCGGCGCTGGTGGCTCGCCTGGCGGTCGACCATGTGATAGAAGACGTCGTGCGACAGCGCATTGGCGATGGTGAGCAGCAGGCCGTCGGCGGTCGACAGCGCCGCCGCCAGCGCGCCGGCGGCGATCAGGCCGGAGATGACATAAGGCAGTCCGGCGATCTCCGGGGCGGCCAGGACGATCATGTCGGGCTGCAGCAGGATCTCGGCCCATTGCACGATGCCGTCGCCGTTGACGTCGCGGATGCCGAATACCGGCGGATCGACCTTGCGCCATTGCACCACCCATTGCGGCAGTTCCGCATACGACGTGCCGACCAGGTGCTCGAAGAACTCGTACTTGACCAGCGCGGCCAGCGTCGGCGCGGACACGTACAGCAGCGCAATGCAGAACACGGCCCAGGCCACCGAGTTGCGGGTCTCCTTGACGGAGGGCGTGGTGTAGAGGCGCGTCAGGATATGCGGCAGGCTGGCGGTGCCGACCATCAGGCAGAACACAAGCAGCACGAAATTGAGCCGCTTGGTCTTGCGCTCCTGCTCGGACGCCGCCGGGTATGGCTCGGTGGACGACATCGAATGCCGGCTGCGCGCAAGCGCGTCTTCGCGCTGCAGGTTCCACTGCTGCTGTGCGGCGGCGGGATCGCGCGGGAATTCCAGGCGCTCGCGTTCCAGCGCCTTGATTTCGCGCAGCGGCGCATTGCGCGCACGCAGGTCCTGCAGCCGCGCGTCCAGCGTGTCGCGCTCCTGCTGGAAGGATGCCGGCAGCCGGGCGATGCGCTCCTGCAGCAGGATGGCCTGCTGCTTGTAGTACTCGCGCACGGCCTGCTCGGCGGGCTCGCGCTCCAGTTCCTGCTCGCGCGCATCGAGCTGCGCCAGCAGCGTGCCGTAGCTGAGCTGCGGCACCGCTTCCTGGTGATGCTTCCACGCGATCATCGAGACCGTGACCAGGAAGGCGACGATCATCATGATGTACTGCGCCACCTGCGTCCACGTGACCGCGCGCATGCCGCCCAGGAACGAGCACACCAGGATGCCGGCCAGGCCGAAGAAGATGCCAACGGCGAATTCCACGCCGATGAAGCGCGTCACCACCAGCCCTACCCCCTGGATCTGCGCCACCAGGTAGACGAACGAACACAGCGACGCCGCCAGCACCGCGATCGCGCGCACCGGCAGGTTGCCGCCGGGCTTGCCGTTGCCATAGCGCGCGGCGAGAAAATCCGGAATGGTGTAGCCGCCGTACTTGCGCAGGTATGGCGCCAGCAGGAAGGCCACCAGGCAATAGCCTCCGGTCCAGCCCATGACGTAGGCGAGGCCCTCGTAGCCGGATGCGAACAGGATGCCGGCCAGCCCGATGAAGGACGCGGCGCTCATCCAGTCGGCGGCGATCGCCATGCCGTTGAACAGGGCCGGCACGCGCCGCGAGGCGACGTAATACTCGTTGAGGTCGGAGGTGCGGCAGATCAGCCCGATGCAGGCATAGATCGCGATGGTGATGAAGAGGAAGACATAGCCGAGCCACAAGGCATCGGCGTTGGAACGCTCCAGCAGCCCCATCATGCCGACGAAGCCAAACAACCCCAGCGTGAACAGGCCGTAGTACAGCAGCAGCCGGCGGCGGAAGCGCGACTGGGCATCAGGCATGGGCGGCGGTCCGTGGTCGGTGGGGCGCTATCGTAACAAACCCGCCGGCGCGCGGGAACGCGGCGGCGGGCTGGTAGGGGGCACGGCGGAAGGGTTACTGTGCCTGCTTGAGCTGGTCCAGGATCGCCGGGTTCTCCAGCGTCGAGGTGTCCTGCGTGATTGCCTCGCCCTTGGCCAGCGAGCGCAGCAGGCGGCGCATGATCTTGCCCGAGCGCGTCTTGGGCAGGTTGTCGCCAAAGCGGATGTCCTTGGGCTTGGCGATCGGGCCGATTTCCTTGCCGACCCAGTTGCGCAGCTCGGTGGCAAGCTTGATGGCCTCTTCGCCGTTCGGGCGGGCGCGCTTGAGCACGACGAACGCGCAGATCGCCTCGCCGGTCATGTCATCGGGACGGCCGACCACCGCGGCCTCCGCCACCAGCGGATTCGCCACCAGCGCCGACTCGATCTCCATCGTGCCCATGCGGTGGCCCGACACGTTCAGCACGTCGTCGATGCGGCCCATGATGGTGAAGTAGCCGGTGTCCTTGTCGCGGATCGAGCCGTCGCCCGCGAGGTAGAGCTTGCCGCCCAGCTCCTCGGGGAAGTAGCTCTTCCTGAAGCGCTCCGGGTCGCCCCAGATGGTGCGGATCATGGCCGGCCACGGGCGCTTGACCACCAGGATGCCGCCATTGCCGTTGGGCAGGTCATGGCCGGTCTCGTCGACGATGGCGGCCATGATGCCCGGCAGCGGCAGCGTGCACGAACCCGGCACCAGCGGCGTCGCGCCCGGCAGCGGCGTGATCATGTGGCCGCCGGTCTCGGTCTGCCAGAAGGTGTCGACGATCGGGCAGCGCTCGTTGCCGATGTTCTTGTAGTACCACATCCACGCCTCGGGATTGATCGGCTCGCCCACGGTGCCGAGCAGGCGCAGGCTCGACAGGTCGTATTGCTTCGGGTGGATCTTCTCGTCGGCCTCGGCGGCCTTGATCAGCGAGCGGATCGCGGTCGGCGCGGTATAGAAGATGCTGACCTTGTGGCGCGCGATCATGTCCCAGAAGCGGCCGGCGTTCGGGTAGGTCGGCACGCCTTCGAACACCACCTGGGTGGCGCCGGCGGCCAGCGGGCCGTAGGCGATGTAGGTGTGGCCGGTGACCCAGCCGATGTCGGCGGTACACCAGAACAGGTCGTCGGGCTTGATGTCGAAGGTCCACTTCATCGTCATCAGCGCCCACAGCAGGTAGCCGCCGGTGCTGTGCTGCACGCCCTTGGGCTTGCCGGTCGAGCCGGAGGTGTAGAGCACGAACAGCGGGTGCTCGGCGCCGACGGGCTCGGCTTCGCAGGTGTCGGGCTGGTTGGCGCAGACGTCGTCGAGCCAGCGGTCGCGGCCCTCGGTCCAGCCGACGTTACCGCCGGTGCGGCGGTACACGATCACGTTCTTCACGGCCTCGCAGCCGCCCAGCGCCAGCGCGTCGTCGGCAATGGCCTTCAGCGGCAGCGCCTTGCCGCCGCGCATCTGCTCGTCGGCGGTGATCAGCGCCACCGCGCCCACGTCGACCAGCCGCTCCTGCAGCGACTTGGCGGAGAAGCCGCCGAACACCACCGAGTGCGTCGCGCCCAGGCGCGCGCAGGCCTGCATCGCGGCCACGCCTTCGACCGACATCGGCATGTAGATCACGACGCGGTCGCCCTTCCTGATGCCGAGCGTCTTCAGGCCGTTGGCCAGGCGGCACACCTTCGCATGCAGTTCGCGGTAGGTGACGCGCGTCACCGTGCCGTCGTCGGCCTCGAACACGATCGCGACCTTGTCGGCATTGCCGTTTTCCAGGTTGCGGTCCAGGCAGTTGTACGAGGCATTGAGCTGGCCATCCTCGAACCACTTGTAGAACGGCGCGTTGCTCTCGTCCAGCACCTTGGTGAAGGGCTTGTTCCAGTGCAGCAGCTCGCGGGCGTGGCGTGCCCAGAAGCCTTCGTAGTCGCGTTCGGCTTCCTCGCACAGCGCGCGGTAGGCGTCCATGCTGGGAATCGCGGCCTGGCTGGCGAACGACTCGGGCGGGTTGAACACGCGGTTCTCTTGCATCACCGATTCGATGGCGGACATAGACTCGTCTCCTGATTTTGGAATGGCTTTGGCTGCCAAGTTACGCCCGACGGCTTACTTAAACCTGACGGTCGGCGGCTGCTGCCTATGGTGACTGGCCGGTGTCCGAGGTCGCCGCATGCTGCAATGCAGCGGGAAACGTCCTGCCATCGGGGGCGAAAGTGCAGCCTTCTCCATTAGGCTAGCACAGCTATAATCCCGCGAGCCCTATACCTGAACGCGGTGCTTACCCTTGCCGCGGCCTCTCCACGCTTGCACCGGCTCGCCGCGCCTCGCGCCACCCGCGATCGTGGCCGCCGGCTGACCGAGGCATCGACCGTGCCCACCAACACCTCCACTTCAGCCCCTGCCCACTCTCGGCTTTTCTCCCCGATCCACGCACTGTTCCTGGTCGGATCGATGGCGCTGGTCGGCAGCAATGTGGGGCTGGGCAAATCGATCATCGCCCATGTGCCGGTGCTGCTGTTCGCGCTGCTGCGCTTCGTCATCGCCATCGTCTGCCTGGCGCCGTGGTACCGGCCGGCGCGCATGCGCCGGGTGTCGCGCGGCGAATGGCTGAACCTGTTCCTGCAGGCGTTCTTCGGCACCTTCCTGTTCACGCTGCTGATGCTCAACGGCGTGCGGCTGACCAGCGCCATGGCCGCGGGGGTCATCACCAGCACCATTCCCGCCACGGTGGCAATCCTGTCCTGGCTGGTGCTGCGCGAACGGCTGTCGCGCCGCACCGTGGCCTCGGTGCTGCTGGCGGTGGCCGGCATCGCCGTGCTCAACATCGCCCGCAGCGATGCGCACGGCGCCGGCGAAAACAGCCAGGCCTGGCTCGGCAACCTGATGATCCTGGGCGCGGTGCTGTGCGAATCGGTCTACGTGATCCTGTCGCGCCGCCTCACGCAGACACTGGCCGCGATCGAGATCTGCGCCTATACCCACCTGATCGGCGGCCTGCTGATGCTGCCGCTGGGGCTGGTGCCGCTGCTGACCTTCGACGCCTCCACGGTGCCGGCGCAGACCTGGCTGATGCTGCTGTGGTACGCGCTGTCGGCCAGCGTGTTCTCGTTCTGGCTGTGGATGAAGGGCATCCGCCATGTGCCGGCGCAATTGGCGGGCGTGTTTACCTCGGTGCTGCCGGTGGCAGCGGCCACCTACGGCATCGCTGTGCTGGGCGAGCAGCCGGGCTGGCCGCACGGCGTGGCGCTGGCCTGCGTGCTGGCCGGAATCGTTCTTGCGAGCTGGCCGGGGCGGATTGCGCGCGGCGCGTGGCGCGGCAAGGCGGCGGGCGCCGATCCGCGCGCGGGAACCTGAACGGCGTGGCGTGGCACCGGTTACTGCTGGTAACACAGCGCTGCCATCGTCGCTTGGTACAATCCACGCCGATTTTCAACTCGCCGCAATTTTTCCACTCTTCGCCCCGCCCATGGCTTCCAATCCAATGACCAAGCCGCAGGCCCAGAGCCTGCGGCCGATCCCGAGCATCATCTTCGCGTCGCGCTGGCTGCAGCTGCCGCTATACCTGGGCCTGATCGTGGCCCAGGGCGTCTATGTCTACCATTTCCTGGTCGAAGTCTGGCATCTGCTGGCACATGTGACCGAGTTCGACGAGAACAAGATCATGCTGGTGGTGCTGGGGCTGATCGACGTGGTGATGATCTCCAACCTGCTGATCATGGTGATCGTGGGCGGCTACGAGACCTTCGTCTCGCGCCTGGGCATCGACAACCACCCGGACGAGCCGGAATGGCTGGACCATGTCAACGCAGGGGTGCTCAAGGTCAAGCTGTCGATGGCGCTGATCGGGATTTCGTCGATCCACCTGCTGAAGACGTTTATCGACGCGGAACAGCGCACTACCCACACCATCATGTGGCAGGTGGCCATCCACGTGGCGTTCCTGGCCTCTGCGGTGGCGATGGCGTATGTCGACCGGATGGTGTCGCACCCGGCCGGCGCGCATGCCAAGCGCGAATCACATTAAGCTTTCCAAAAGCCAGGACTTGCCTCCGAACCGCGGCCATGCGCCGCGGTTTTTGCATTTGGCGTTCGGTGTCCGCGCCATGAGGCGCCGGCGACACCCCAGGAGGCTGTAGACCAATGTATGCAGCCGGGCAGACAGCCCCGGGGCAGTGTATGATTTCGGCCTGTGTTTCACCGCTGCCCACCCCACAAAATGACAGTCATCAAGCAAGAAGACCTCATCCAGAGCGTCGCCGACTCCCTGCAGTACATCAGCTACTACCACCCGATGGACTACATCACCAGCCTGGGCCGCGCCTATGAGCTGGAGCAGAGCCCGGCGGCCAAGGACGCGATCGCACAGATCCTGACCAACAGCCGCATGTGCGCGGAAGGCAAGCGTCCGATCTGCCAGGACACCGGCATCGTCACGGTCTTCGTCAAGGTGGGGATGGACGTGCGCTGGGACGGCGCCACCATGGGCCTGACCGACATGATCAACGAGGGTGTGCGCCGCGGTTACACGCACCCCGACAACGTGCTGCGTGCCTCGATCGTCAGCCCGCCCGAAGGCGGCCGCAAGAACACCAAGGACAACACCCCGGCCGTGATCCACTATGAAGTGGTGCCGGGCAACACCGTCGACATCCAGGTCGCGGCCAAGGGCGGCGGCTCGGAGAACAAGTCCAAGTTCGTGATGCTGAACCCGTCGGACTCGATCGTCGACTGGGTGCTGAAGACCGTGCCGACCATGGGCGCCGGCTGGTGCCCGCCGGGCATGCTGGGCATCGGCATCGGCGGCACCGCCGAGAAGGCGATGGTGATGGCCAAGGAATCGCTGATGGAATCCATCGACATCCAGGACATCATCGCCCGCGGCCCGAAGGACTGGGTCGAGGAACTGCGCGTCGAACTGTACGAGAAGGTCAACGCGCTGGGCATCGGCGCGCAAGGCCTGGGCGGCCTGGCCACCGTGCTGGACGTCAAGATCATGGCCTGCCCGACGCACGCCGCGTCCAAGCCTGTCGCGATGATCCCGAACTGCGCCGCCACCCGCCACGTGCACTTCACGCTGGACGGCAGCGGCCCGGCCAAGCTGGAAGCGCCGGACCTGTCGCAATGGCCGGAGGTCGAGTGGGCACCCAACACCGAGACCTCCAAGCGCGTGGACCTGAACACGCTGACGCCGGAAGAAGTCGCCTCGTGGAAGCCGGGCCAGACCCTGCTGCTCAACGGCAAGATGCTGACCGGCCGAGACGCCGCGCACAAGCGCATCGCCGACATGCTGGCCAAGGGCGAGAAGCTGCCGGTGGACTTCAAGAACCGCGTGATCTACTACGTCGGCCCGGTCGATCCGGTGCGCGACGAGGCGGTCGGCCCGGCCGGCCCCACCACCGCCACGCGCATGGACAAGTTCACCGAGATGATGCTGGCCGAAACCGGCCTGATCTCGATGATCGGCAAGGCTGAGCGCGGCCCGGCGGCAATCGAGGCCATCAAGAAGCACAAGTCGGCCTACCTGATGGCCGTGGGCGGTGCCGCCTACCTGGTGGCCAAGGCGATCAAGGAAGCCAAGGTGGTCGGCTTCGAAGACCTCGGCATGGAAGCCATCTACGAGTTCGACGTCAAGGACATGCCGGTGACGGTCGCCGTGGACAGCGAAGGCACCTCGGTGCACAAGACCGGCCCCGCCGAGTGGCAGGCCAAGATCGGCAAGATTCCGGTCGCCGCGCTGTAAGCATCGCCACGCGAGCGCATCACGCCGAGGCGGTAGAATCTGCCCTAGCACTCGAAAAAGCCGGGTTCCGACCCGGCTTTTTTCTGCCCTCTTCTTTCCAGTCCTTTCCAGTCGTCCTCGCATCCCAGTGAACCCAGCACCCATCGGCATCTTCGATTCCGGCCTTGGCGGCCTGTCCGTGCTGCGCGAGATCCGCGCGCTGCTGCCGCAAGAATCGCTGCTGTACCTCGCCGACTCGAAATATGCGCCTTACGGCGAGAAGCCCGAGACGTTCGTCGAGGCGCGCACGCTGCAGGCGTGCGAATGGCTGCTCGGCCAGGGCTGCAAGGCGCTGGTGATCGCCTGCAACACGGCGACCATGCACGCGGTGCAGACCTTGCGCGAGCGGCTGCCGGTGCCGATCATCGGCGTCGAGCCCGGCCTCAAGCCGGCCGCCGCGGCGAGCCGCAGCAAGGTGGTGGGCGTGCTGGCGACCGCCAACACCCTCAAGAGCGCCAAGTTCGGCCGGCTGCTGACCTCGCTCGAGCACGAAAGCCGCTTTATCTGCGAGGCCGGCCTTGGCCTGGTATCGCTGATCGAGCAAGGCGACCTCGACGGCCCCGCCGTGCGCGAGCGCCTCGATGCCTACCTCACTCCCATGCTCGAAGCCGGCGCGGACACGCTGGTGCTGGGCTGCACGCACTACCCTTTCCTGTCCGGCACGATCCGCGAGATGGTCGGAGACCAACTGGCGCTGGTCGACACCGGCAGCGCCATTGCGCGCCAGCTCGCCCGCAAGCTGGCCGAGCACGGCCTTTGCGCGGACACCGGCGCGCTGCCGCGCGACCGCTTCGTTTCCACCAAGGACGCCGCGCACTTGCGCGCGATGGCAGCAGCGCTGCTGCGGGTGGACGCGGATGCGGAAACGGTGGTGATCGAGCCGGCGCCAGCGTTCTAGCCGGCGCCTGCCCTGCGGCAGGTTATTGCAGGAAGCCCAGCGGCCGGTGCTCCCGCACCTCCGGCTTGATGGCATGTTCCTGGCGCAGCTGCGCCAGGAATTCGTCCGGCGTCAGCGCCTCGCCCAGCAGCACGCACTGGCGCTTGACGGTGGCGAAGTCGCCTGGCGTCAGGCAATCCATCGCATCCAACTCGCGCCGCATGGCATCGGTCAGCAGCGTGGCGTCGCCGCCCAGCGCTTCGTCGACGAACATCGCCGCCCGTTGCTCCGGCCTCAGCGCCAGGAAGCGGATCTTGAACGAGAAGCGCCGCAGCGCGGCCTCGTCAATGCGGTCGAACAGGTTGGTGGTACAGATGAAGATGCCGTTGAAGCGCTCCATGCCCTGCAGCATCTCGTTGACCTCTGAGATCTCGTAGTTGCGCACCGCCTGCTGGCGGCTCTGCATGAAGCTGTCGGCCTCGTCCAGCAACAGCACCGCGCCGTCTTCCTCCGCGCGCGCGAACATGGCCGCGATCTGCTGCTCGGTCTCGCCCACGTACTTGCTCATCAGGTCAGAGGCGCGCCGGATCATCAGCGGCAGGTCCAGCTCGGCGGCGATATGCTCGGCGAGCGCGGTCTTGCCGGTGCCGGGCGGCCCATAGAAGCACAGCGTGCCGCGCTGGCGCACGCGCAGTGCATCGACGATCTTCACCACCTCGTAGCGGGTTTCCAGGTGCAGGTTTTCCAGCCGGTAATGCGTGACCACCGGGCGGGCCTCGGCCTCCGGACGCAGGCCCATGGCGCGGTCGGCATGCTCCAGCTGGCGCAGGATCAGCGCTTCGACCGGTTCCGCCACGTCGGGCCGCGCCAGCTCGACAAAACGCGCCGCCGATTGCACCTGCGCCGGCGTCAGCGTCTTGCGGGCGGCCAGGCCGCTGATGAAGGCATCGCTGACATCGAGCCCACCCAGGTGCTTGCGGATGATGTTCTCGCGCACCAGCGGCGGCGGGATCTTCAGTTCGAGGTGGAACTGGAAGCGGCGCAGGTAGGCCGGGTCGATCTGCCGGATCGAATTGGAAATCCAGATCACCGGCACCGGGTTCTGCTCGAGGGTCTGGTTGACCCACGCCTTGCCGTTGACCGACGCGCGCGTATCTTCCTGGCCGAACAGGCTCATCAGCTCGCGCGCGCTGCCGGGGAAAACGTCCTCCACCTCATCGAACAGCAGCGCGGTATGCGCGCGGCCGCGCAGGAAGGCCTGCGATACCTGCAGCGAGCGGTAGCGGTCCTTGCCCGACAGGCTGTTGCCGTCGCGGTCCAGGCAATCCACCTCGTACAGCTCGCAACCGGCCTCGCGCGCCAGCAGGCGCGCAAATTCAGTCTTGCCGGTGCCGGGCGGGCCGTAGATCAGCACGTTGACGCCGCTGGCGTGCTGGCGCGTGGCGTTGGCGAGCAGCGCGCACAGGTAGCGGGCATCGGTCTCGACATGCGGGTAGTCGGCGACGGTCAGCGTGGGCGGCGCGGCCGGGCGTGTGAACACCGCCATCATCTCGGCCTCGTTGGCGTAATTGCCCAGCAGCACGTGCAGCAGCCGGTCGGACAGGCGCATCAGGTCGCCCAGGTCGGTGACGCTGTTCTCGGGCAGCGGCTGCTCGATCAGGTTCAGCGTTTCCAGCCGCGAGCCCGGTCGCAGCGACGCGGCCACGTCGGCCGCCCCGGCACCGGTCAGGCCGGCCAGGATCTGGAAGGCTTCCTGGCTGTGCGCCACCTTGCAATCGACCATGACCGCGCGCAGGTCGCGCTTGTACTTGGCCAGCGCCGCGTACAGCAGCAGCTTGCGCTCGTGGTCGGGCAGGTCCAGCACGCGGCTGAGCATGTCGATATTGCGCACCAGCAGCACGCGCTCGCCGTCCAGCCGCTGCGCGATGGCGGCGGCCGAGGCGTCGAACACGGCGAACATGTCCTTGGCGTGGTGCTTGACGTACTCGTCGAGGTAATAGAACAGCGCGCTTTCGTCGAAGGCACTGTTCCACTGGCCGTGGCGGTCCAGGAATTCCTCGGGCGTCAGCCGCGCCGCGCCCTTCCACGCGGGCATGTCGGCGCAGCGGGCGGCCAGGAAGCGCTGCACGCGCAGCACCACCCCGTATGGCCACACCATTTCCTGCGCGCTGACGGTCAGCACATCGTTGATATTGCTGCGCAGGTTGAAGCGCGGACCCAATGCGCACACCACGCGCAGGGCAAATTGCGCGCACATCCAGTCCAGCGCGGAGCTGGACGACACCCCGGGCATGGAGCGCAGGAGCGTCGATCGGTCATCTTCAGCGGAACGTGTGAAATCCATGGACGGTTCCCCGAGTTCGCCGTGGCGGGGCCGACCGACCGGCGCACCGCCTCGTCTGCAGTTTCTTCCTATGCTAGCGCGCTTTGCTGCCCACCGCGCGGGGATAGGCAAAGCTGCCACCAGCGACTGTGGCCTGTGCCACCGAAGCTACGGATCCTTGCGGGCGCGCAAACCCGCGCAAGATAGCGCCAACCGCTCCACACGGCTGCCTGATCTGGCGGTATAACTTGCCGCGGCAGAAAATTCCAGTTGCGACGCACAAATCACAACAAATAAGAATCATTATCGTTTATACTAGCGCGCTGACACGCTGCCCCAGAGTGGCGCTCCCACGTCAACCTAGTTGAAGGAGCGTTTATCATGGAATTGCTGCTTAGCCTGCTGGTCGGTTGCGGCATCTCGCTGATCCTGTTTTACCGCAAGTGATGGCGCACGGTCGCTGCTGCTCGTGGCGCTGGTTGTACCGAGCCAGGCCCTCCTGCGCCTGCCGGCAGACTTTTGTTGTTGACACATGTTCGATCAACGCTTCTTCAAGATTACGCTCGCCGTCCTGCTGTTCCACGCCGGC
This genomic window contains:
- the murI gene encoding glutamate racemase, yielding MNPAPIGIFDSGLGGLSVLREIRALLPQESLLYLADSKYAPYGEKPETFVEARTLQACEWLLGQGCKALVIACNTATMHAVQTLRERLPVPIIGVEPGLKPAAAASRSKVVGVLATANTLKSAKFGRLLTSLEHESRFICEAGLGLVSLIEQGDLDGPAVRERLDAYLTPMLEAGADTLVLGCTHYPFLSGTIREMVGDQLALVDTGSAIARQLARKLAEHGLCADTGALPRDRFVSTKDAAHLRAMAAALLRVDADAETVVIEPAPAF
- a CDS encoding AAA family ATPase, with the translated sequence MDFTRSAEDDRSTLLRSMPGVSSSSALDWMCAQFALRVVCALGPRFNLRSNINDVLTVSAQEMVWPYGVVLRVQRFLAARCADMPAWKGAARLTPEEFLDRHGQWNSAFDESALFYYLDEYVKHHAKDMFAVFDASAAAIAQRLDGERVLLVRNIDMLSRVLDLPDHERKLLLYAALAKYKRDLRAVMVDCKVAHSQEAFQILAGLTGAGAADVAASLRPGSRLETLNLIEQPLPENSVTDLGDLMRLSDRLLHVLLGNYANEAEMMAVFTRPAAPPTLTVADYPHVETDARYLCALLANATRQHASGVNVLIYGPPGTGKTEFARLLAREAGCELYEVDCLDRDGNSLSGKDRYRSLQVSQAFLRGRAHTALLFDEVEDVFPGSARELMSLFGQEDTRASVNGKAWVNQTLEQNPVPVIWISNSIRQIDPAYLRRFQFHLELKIPPPLVRENIIRKHLGGLDVSDAFISGLAARKTLTPAQVQSAARFVELARPDVAEPVEALILRQLEHADRAMGLRPEAEARPVVTHYRLENLHLETRYEVVKIVDALRVRQRGTLCFYGPPGTGKTALAEHIAAELDLPLMIRRASDLMSKYVGETEQQIAAMFARAEEDGAVLLLDEADSFMQSRQQAVRNYEISEVNEMLQGMERFNGIFICTTNLFDRIDEAALRRFSFKIRFLALRPEQRAAMFVDEALGGDATLLTDAMRRELDAMDCLTPGDFATVKRQCVLLGEALTPDEFLAQLRQEHAIKPEVREHRPLGFLQ